The following nucleotide sequence is from Apium graveolens cultivar Ventura chromosome 4, ASM990537v1, whole genome shotgun sequence.
AATTCACCATTGAGGAatacacttttcacatccatttgatacaccttaaaatttgactgtgcagcaaatgcaagaaagatttttattacttcaagtcttgcaactggagtaaaagtttcatcatagtcaattctttcttcttgtgagtagcctttagcaaccagtcttgctttatttcttgtcacaactccattttcatccatcttattcctatacacccattttgttccaataatgcttctgtttcttggtgcaggaaccgattcccaaactttatttctctcaaactgatttaaTTCTTCCTGCAAGGAAGTTATCCATTCAGAATCAAGCAGGGCCTCTTCAGATTTTTTTGGCTCaatttgagacagaaaacatgcatgcaAATATTCACTTGCAGTAGCATTTCTAGTTCTTACTCCATcattgggatcaccaattattgcatctctagtgtgacttctatcccatttcctagtgtgatcttgttgactagaattgttctcatcattggcatgacttgcataACCACCATCTTCTTCTCCCTTTGAGTTTGTGCCATCAGACTCAGATGAAATTTTTTCTTGATTAGAATTTTCATTTTCATGGATCACTTGTTCAGTTGTTGCTTGCTCCATTCAATTTTCTGTGTTGATCTCAgcatcatcttcagaatcactgtcaatattgagatttttAAACTTCAGAATTTCAGCTTCATTTCATCAAGGCATTGCAaacctggacacttgtcatcatcaaaagtcacatttgtgctttccataattttcttctgttcAAGTACATAAACTAcgtaggcagttctttccaatgaatatcccagaaaaattgcttcaaaaaccttagagtcaaatttttccacatattcagagttgtctttgagcacaaagcatttgctttcaaacacatgcagatacttcacagtaggctttctttttgaTAGAATTGAGTAAGGTGATCTGCCATAGATTTTGTTGATCaaatatctgttttgagtataacatgcagtattcacagcttcttcccaaaaacttgttggcacATTGGCATCTTGCAGGATAATTCTGAaagcttcaactagagttctatttttcctctcaataacaccattttgttgaggtgttcttgcagctgaAAATTCTAGACTaatgcctttgtctttgcagaattcactcaatgctgcatttctgaattctgtgccattatcacttctcaatctctttacacaattttgatcttcatcCTGTTTTTCAactttctttatgtgttcaataatgatatgtggagtttcatcctttgaatgcataaattatACCCACgtataccttgagtagtcatccaccatcatcagtgtatatttctttctagaaatatataagacattaactggtccaaacaggtccatgtgaataagttgcaatggtgcactcatgaaattcacagttttgctcttgtgactggacctcttcattttcctttctaacaagccTCAAAAaattcatcttgagcaaatttcagatttggcatgtctctcactaattcatttttcaccaaggtattaattgctttgtaattcaagtgagagagtttcttgtgccacaacttgctttgttCAACAGATGCCTTGGTAAAGTAAAAAATTCTTccgaatcttttgcggatataaaatttagtgtccggttagtggttccgtgttttTGAGTtaaatagtgtttggaacaataaaatgaggaacacaagatattcggggaaatatatattcatatataaatccgcgagggtaTTGCTACACTCCGGTATATAAATTAACTggttacaatctaagaacaacaaagttcctagcttctacaaagatgaACAAATTAAATCATATACAATGATCTAACTTTTGTTTGTCTAGTATGTGCCCATAGGCACATGTTAAgcactaaaatttataaaatttggaGTGTTTTGATTGGTGTATTTATTATAAATGTGGGAGTCCATCATTATTGAGAAGTGTTTGCCAATAAAACAAGTTAAAATTATAGAAGTTTGTGCTAAGTGCGACATAAAAACGGTACTTCAAAATTTTATTACAGAAAATTTTAGCGATGAAACAAACAAGATTACAAATTTCTATCATAGTCCATCCACTGCTTTGACTATAACACCCACTTATTATTCTAAAACCCCCCGTAGATAACAACAAAACAAGGCAAAATAGCCTTCGCATTAAAAACATGCAACTCATCAAAATTAGCATAAAGTCCGGCAGCTCCGGCGACGGAATCATAGTCCTCCGACACCCCTTCTTCACCCTTTTTTACCCTTCCAGCAATCACCCGGCACACCAACATTGCCCTTTTCTCATCTTCCGGACCTACCCCAGAATCATCATGAGCTTTTCCACTTGTTGCCGTTGTTAAAATCCCATTTGCGGCGAACTTGAAACCATTTTTGATGATACTGCAAACCCCACAATGTGGGATATTATTGCAAAGATTTGATGAGCCATTAAGGCCTAAGGAACACATGAAAGTTGTGCAGTGGAATCTGAGGAGCTCATTGCCGTCTGCGATACAACGTGGGTGTTTCTTGGGAAGCTTGGTGGCTTTGGTTTTAATGGAGTCCCTGTATTCTTCAAATTTGGAGATTGTTTTTGGGGTGTTTTGTATTTTGAGGATTCTGTCGATTTTGCATACTGGAGATTGTTGTTTTCTTAGCCAACTTGATTGAAATATGATTTCTACTATGTTCTTGCTTGTGTCTTCTGGACCCAGTTCAGACACTGTTTTATGTACAGTTATACAAGTCAGTTCATGTCAAAATAGGTATTGTTTGTCCATATGATATGTGTGGGTGCGCGCAAGTTTGACTGACTGTGTGTTTGTACAAGTACTCCGTATGCTTAAAGTGTGTGATGTTAAATTGAGAGAGTGAGATTGGGAATTGGAAACTGTGTAAATAACTATTAAGGGAAAAAGAGATGGTCAGATTGAGCATGCATTCTGCAGctgattatttaaataaacacACAAAGTacaatcatttaaaaaaaattatgtatgaaattctgaaaaatgcTTCAGAAAAAAGGTCATGGTTTGAAATTTGAGATAGTAATGGGAGTTATGTGGAAAAGTTAAACAACATAAAAGGGAAAAGATAAGGTACCTGCATGCCTAACAGTTTGATGAAGTTCCAAGTTTTCAGGTTTCATGAAAATCTCACCACATTCAGGACAAGAACAAATAGTAGCTCTAAGAGAAGGGTCTCTTGTGAAACCAAGAACTGGATCAACTACCATTCTGCACTCATAACATCCAGAAAGTTTCCTAAAAGGGATGCCTCTTAAAGGAGAAGACAGTGAAGATGATGTACTTCCATTAAACTCTTTTAATGGAGTTTTCAGGGATCTACTAGAGCTAGACCCATCCATATTCATTGCAGCTGCAGCCCTTTTTTTCATGTTTTCAGGAGAAGTTGATGATGAAGTTTCAGGC
It contains:
- the LOC141720336 gene encoding uncharacterized protein LOC141720336, producing the protein MAKTSKPKKLAKQNHKISNQNKIPKQNLANTSLPKPEKPASWAVVRSLFTCKHLQAQQQQQQKQPQNQGNEKSKQQQPQPQQKQEQANEENKKHKKMNCSGSSLCSNTKVMHRPETSSSTSPENMKKRAAAAMNMDGSSSSRSLKTPLKEFNGSTSSSLSSPLRGIPFRKLSGCYECRMVVDPVLGFTRDPSLRATICSCPECGEIFMKPENLELHQTVRHAVSELGPEDTSKNIVEIIFQSSWLRKQQSPVCKIDRILKIQNTPKTISKFEEYRDSIKTKATKLPKKHPRCIADGNELLRFHCTTFMCSLGLNGSSNLCNNIPHCGVCSIIKNGFKFAANGILTTATSGKAHDDSGVGPEDEKRAMLVCRVIAGRVKKGEEGVSEDYDSVAGAAGLYANFDELHVFNAKAILPCFVVIYGGF